One genomic window of Vicia villosa cultivar HV-30 ecotype Madison, WI unplaced genomic scaffold, Vvil1.0 ctg.003356F_1_1, whole genome shotgun sequence includes the following:
- the LOC131640873 gene encoding NDR1/HIN1-like protein 3 — protein sequence MSNQLNGAYYGPSIPPPQPHRRHRNDSSCGFCSCLCGCFRGCCGCIFNCILSIICKILTTIIIIAVILGFLAWLIVRPNVIHFTATDASLSQFNFTKNNTLNYDLAVNITIRNPNRRVGVYYDSIETVAFYKDVAFGNQTLGGFFQHHKSTNFLNPVFKGEQVILLSSDQVSDFDKEKESGVYGIDVKILMNVRFKLGLFKSGKAKPKVRCDLQIPLKSGNGSSLSNVFQVTECDWDYKWRLFH from the coding sequence ATGTCAAATCAACTCAACGGCGCTTACTACGGCCCTTCCATCCCTCCGCCGCAACCCCACCGTCGCCACCGCAACGACTCCTCCTGCGGCTTCTGCAGCTGCCTCTGCGGCTGCTTCCGCGGCTGTTGCGGCTGCATCTTCAACTGCATCCTAAGCATCATCTGCAAAATCCTAACCACAATCATCATCATCGCCGTCATCCTCGGCTTCCTCGCCTGGCTCATCGTCCGTCCTAACGTTATCCACTTCACCGCCACCGATGCTTCCCTTTCTCAGTTCAATTTCACCAAAAACAACACTCTCAACTACGATCTCGCCGTCAACATCACCATCCGAAACCCTAACCGAAGAGTCGGAGTCTATTACGATAGCATCGAAACGGTTGCGTTTTATAAAGATGTTGCGTTTGGGAATCAAACGCTAGGAGGATTCTTTCAGCATCATAAGAGTACGAATTTCTTGAATCCTGTTTTCAAAGGTGAACAAGTGATTCTGTTGAGTTCAGATCAGGTTTCGGATTTCGACAAAGAGAAGGAGAGTGGAGTTTATGGAATTGACGTGAAGATTTTGATGAATGTGAGGTTTAAATTGGGGTTGTTTAAGTCAGGGAAAGCGAAACCTAAAGTTCGTTGTGATTTGCAGATTCCTCTGAAATCGGGGAATGGGAGTTCTTTGAGTAATGTGTTTCAGGTTACTGAATGTGATTGGGATTACAAATGGAGATTGTTCCATTAG